The Leucobacter rhizosphaerae genome includes a region encoding these proteins:
- a CDS encoding PLP-dependent aminotransferase family protein, with the protein MDDFPQLAVDRQLSRPLVDQLTTSLRESILTGAMRPGDALPASRALAATLALSRSVVVAAYERLVGEGYLESRQGAGTRVVGELPDWGLERAGAGASLERAPALAAPALPQVDGLPTVLGAGGGAPPIDLLPGRPFVAAQPPREWVRALSRAARAPWRSDAPEASGDPALRLAIAAHARRSRGIDCDPDDVTVTTGTSEALLIIALALRALHGGAVAVAVEDPGYREGALALARAGSELVPLPVGSDGATAEAVRSLADHRALAALMLTPSHQFPLGGRIPAAERHALVAWARESGAIIIEDDYDSEFRHAGAVLPAMASLDRGGRIVHVTTLNKILSPSIRCGAIVLGNDPDASALREAVAEVRRDLGPTVPQMMQTALAEFLDGGGFRREIGRTRREYRHRRELLLAECRVRGLEVSGDAGGLHVRVPLPAGRRGEDVVRELAERGVLVDRLHAYRIAGNDGDPGTDGDPGSDGILVGYGAETVPRLLRGVAQIAEVIWA; encoded by the coding sequence ATGGACGACTTTCCGCAACTGGCGGTCGACCGGCAGCTGTCACGCCCGCTCGTCGACCAGCTGACGACGTCGCTGCGGGAGTCGATCCTGACGGGAGCGATGCGCCCAGGTGACGCGCTCCCGGCGTCGCGGGCCCTCGCCGCCACGCTCGCGCTGTCGCGCTCCGTCGTCGTCGCCGCCTACGAGCGGCTCGTCGGTGAGGGGTATCTCGAGAGCCGGCAGGGCGCCGGGACCCGCGTGGTCGGAGAACTCCCGGACTGGGGGCTCGAGCGCGCGGGTGCAGGTGCATCGCTCGAGCGGGCACCGGCGCTCGCTGCCCCGGCGCTCCCGCAGGTGGACGGCCTGCCGACCGTTCTCGGTGCGGGTGGCGGTGCACCCCCGATCGATCTGCTGCCCGGGCGTCCGTTCGTCGCCGCTCAGCCGCCGCGGGAGTGGGTGCGTGCCCTCTCCCGGGCGGCCCGGGCACCGTGGCGCTCGGACGCCCCGGAGGCATCGGGGGATCCCGCGCTGCGGCTGGCGATCGCCGCGCACGCACGTCGGAGCCGGGGGATCGACTGCGACCCTGACGATGTGACCGTCACGACGGGTACGTCGGAGGCGCTGCTCATCATCGCGCTCGCCCTGCGCGCACTGCACGGCGGCGCCGTTGCGGTTGCGGTAGAGGATCCGGGCTACCGCGAGGGAGCGCTCGCGCTCGCGCGCGCGGGATCGGAACTGGTTCCGCTCCCCGTGGGCTCCGACGGGGCCACCGCGGAGGCGGTGCGGTCGCTGGCGGATCATCGCGCGCTCGCCGCACTCATGCTGACGCCGAGCCACCAGTTCCCGCTCGGCGGCAGGATCCCGGCGGCGGAGCGCCACGCGCTGGTGGCCTGGGCTCGCGAGTCCGGTGCGATCATCATCGAGGACGACTACGACAGCGAGTTCCGCCACGCGGGTGCGGTGCTTCCCGCGATGGCGTCGCTCGACCGAGGCGGGCGGATCGTGCACGTCACCACGCTCAACAAGATCCTCTCGCCCTCCATCCGCTGCGGAGCCATCGTGCTGGGCAACGACCCCGACGCGAGTGCGCTGCGCGAGGCGGTGGCCGAGGTGCGACGGGACCTCGGTCCCACGGTCCCGCAGATGATGCAGACCGCCCTCGCGGAGTTCCTCGACGGCGGCGGGTTCCGGCGGGAGATCGGGCGCACGCGGCGGGAGTACCGGCACCGGCGTGAGTTGCTGCTCGCCGAGTGCCGCGTTCGCGGGCTCGAGGTGTCGGGCGACGCCGGAGGGTTGCACGTGCGGGTACCGCTGCCCGCAGGTCGTCGTGGGGAAGATGTTGTGCGCGAGCTCGCCGAGCGCGGGGTGCTCGTCGACCGGCTGCACGCCTACCGGATCGCGGGGAACGACGGCGATCCCGGCACCGACGGTGATCCCGGATCCGACGGCATTCTGGTCGGCTACGGGGCCGAGACCGTGCCGAGGCTGCTGCGGGGCGTCGCGCAGATCGCCGAGGTGATCTGGGCGTAA
- a CDS encoding pyridoxamine 5'-phosphate oxidase family protein yields the protein MPAPLPTLVSQRMPEKMSRDEAAFADLCASTSLAHVAYTSPDGPRIFPTAFAVLDGRLVIHGSTGSRWMRHLVDQPASVAITKLTGLVVARSTFESSVLYRSAMVFGTFSVVGADRTERLLARLSDRLIPGRSSEVRPSLRKEMAATMLLEMPLDQWSLRVSDGWPEDEEPDRCGDAWAGVVRLGAPAVSAEAAPDLRAGIPIPTSVARLLEDPSGIV from the coding sequence ATGCCAGCACCCCTGCCCACCCTCGTCTCGCAGCGCATGCCCGAGAAGATGAGCCGCGATGAGGCCGCCTTCGCGGACCTCTGCGCAAGCACGAGCCTGGCGCACGTCGCCTACACCTCCCCCGACGGCCCGCGCATCTTCCCCACGGCCTTCGCCGTGCTCGACGGACGCCTCGTCATCCACGGCTCGACGGGGTCGCGCTGGATGCGCCACCTCGTCGACCAGCCGGCGTCGGTCGCCATCACCAAGCTCACGGGCCTCGTCGTCGCCCGCAGCACGTTCGAGTCGTCGGTGCTCTACCGGAGCGCGATGGTCTTCGGCACCTTCTCGGTGGTCGGCGCGGATCGGACCGAACGCCTGCTCGCACGCCTCTCCGACCGCCTGATCCCGGGCCGCTCGTCGGAGGTTCGCCCCTCGCTCCGGAAGGAGATGGCGGCGACCATGCTGCTCGAGATGCCGCTCGACCAGTGGTCGCTGCGCGTCTCGGACGGCTGGCCGGAGGACGAGGAGCCCGACCGCTGCGGCGACGCGTGGGCGGGGGTCGTGCGGCTCGGAGCGCCTGCGGTCTCCGCGGAGGCGGCGCCGGACCTGCGCGCCGGGATCCCGATCCCGACCTCGGTCGCCCGTCTGCTCGAGGATCCGAGCGGCATCGTCTAG